A genomic region of Vigna radiata var. radiata cultivar VC1973A unplaced genomic scaffold, Vradiata_ver6 scaffold_160, whole genome shotgun sequence contains the following coding sequences:
- the LOC106779732 gene encoding uncharacterized protein LOC106779732 — MADYETSHNHHHSNHHQQPVSKETAFQALNTIIQLHFEKTLEKKRAIDLQKKELHKLFQIFFIFLALLFLAQSQSSRLQCRHCWIPITLLSIAHLIFYVSVAQTLRCINGFKYQRRCHKLTLGLATEKLREIKIRLGAASGGDYDGVADEEFEIHYQEPPESYFGKFKRNWALHFGFLILIYAFMISSSVVLLCF, encoded by the coding sequence ATGGCAGACTACGAAACCagccacaaccaccaccacagCAACCACCACCAACAACCGGTGTCTAAAGAAACAGCGTTTCAGGCTCTTAACACCATTATCCAGCTTCACTTCGAGAAGACCCTTGAGAAGAAACGGGCCATAGACCTTCAGAAGAAGGAGCTTCACAAGCTCTTTcagattttcttcatcttcctcgCTCTCCTCTTCCTCGCCCAGTCCCAGTCCTCGCGCCTCCAATGCCGCCACTGCTGGATCCCCATCACCCTTCTCTCCATCGCCCACCTCATCTTCTACGTCTCCGTCGCCCAGACCCTCCGCTGCATCAACGGCTTCAAGTACCAGCGCCGCTGCCACAAGCTCACTCTCGGCCTCGCCACCGAGAAGCTCCGGGAGATCAAGATCAGGCTCGGCGCCGCCAGCGGTGGTGACTACGATGGTGTTGCCGATGAGGAGTTCGAGATTCACTACCAGGAACCCCCCGAGAGCTACTTCGGAAAGTTTAAGAGGAATTGGGCACTTCATTTTGGTTTCTTAATCTTGATCTACGCTTTTATGATCTCTTCCTCTGTCgttcttttgtgtttttaa